From Actinomycetes bacterium, one genomic window encodes:
- a CDS encoding L,D-transpeptidase family protein: protein MRLPFPVPVVVGNATQVVTVRASGSWATVVAWQRDASGWHRVLSTTAARIGANGVTSGATRRQGTNTTPTGTYTLTQAFGILANPGARLPYHRVGPDDWWVEDNNSRWYNSLRQASAGGFDTALPESAVNGSEHLIRHIGQYDYAVVIDYNMHPAVLYRGAGIFLHVSDGYPTAGCVAVPRTTLVTILRWLNPGAHPRIAIG, encoded by the coding sequence TCCCAGTGCCGGTCGTCGTGGGCAACGCGACCCAGGTCGTCACGGTCCGGGCGTCCGGGTCCTGGGCCACGGTGGTGGCCTGGCAGCGCGACGCCTCCGGCTGGCACCGGGTGCTGAGCACGACCGCGGCCAGGATCGGCGCCAACGGGGTCACCAGCGGCGCCACCCGCCGTCAGGGGACGAACACCACGCCGACCGGGACCTACACCCTGACCCAGGCGTTCGGGATCCTGGCCAACCCCGGGGCCCGGTTGCCCTACCACCGGGTGGGGCCGGACGACTGGTGGGTCGAGGACAACAACAGCCGCTGGTACAACAGCCTGCGCCAGGCCTCGGCCGGCGGCTTCGACACCGCGCTGCCGGAGTCCGCCGTCAACGGCAGCGAGCACCTGATCCGGCACATCGGGCAGTACGACTACGCGGTGGTGATCGACTACAACATGCACCCGGCGGTGCTGTACCGGGGCGCGGGCATCTTCTTGCATGTCTCGGACGGCTACCCGACGGCCGGCTGCGTCGCGGTGCCCAGGACCACCCTGGTGACGATCCTGCGCTGGCTCAACCCGGGCGCCCACCCCCGGATAGCCATCGGCTGA